Genomic DNA from Bombus affinis isolate iyBomAffi1 chromosome 8, iyBomAffi1.2, whole genome shotgun sequence:
GATTGAACCAAATATTGCATCGTtgcgaattaaaaatatatttttcgcgATTATAATTGTGAAGAACATGAAATTCGATATGTTGCATAATTACTTAAGAATAATCAATACGGTCGTGTTCTGCTATGCCATTGCAGAATATAGGGGGGTCTATTGTTTCAGTGAACCAATCCAAATATTGTTTTtcccttccttcttcttctttcttatgACATTATCGCTTTAAATTCCATGCACAAACCCATAAAGTTAAAAAATACATTCTACAAATATTGGACaagtaaaaaattgataaacgcTATAATATACACGCTaaacataatttaaataaagaatTCGAGAACAAAATTCTACAACAGATAGACCCTCCATATTTCTGtacaaaaattgtattttaccTCTATCTAGTTTCTATTCATTCGTCCTACCGGCGTATTACGAAAAACGGATTGCATACACGTTAAAAAAATTGAATCGTCAAGATGGAAGATCAGTGCCAGTCCCACACGAACGGCGGACAGTTATAATTTATGGcacaataaataaatagttctttcgttattacgttattatgCTAATTATCCTTCATGTACAATACAAGAACCGCATGTTTCGTTTCGCTTGAAATTGGACTGACACGTTCCATTAGGAAATGAGAAACAtactaaaaaagaaagaaaaataaaaaaaaggaaagaaagagaacgaTTACCATCCGAAAAAATAAGATCCATATACTGTTTAGAAAATTACCCAACTTATAAACGGGTTAAACATTAGTCcgtttgattaaaattttcaacaatatactaagacatttataaataaatcaTTAACACTCTCTTTCCAGGGACTCTTTTCTCAATTACGAGGAACGCAGACTATGGACACTGAATTAGAATTATTTAGGCCTAGGACACattcaaataaattaattaaagtaaaaataactttaaatataaacaaaatttttgttGTTTTAGTGAAATTATTGTTGTTCTATATTCCAAATCATCTTCTGCTTTCCTCTTACAATGATCGAAACTATTATAAGATTTTAAACTGTTCGATACATCGTAAAGAATAAGTATGTATTGCGCGCAGGAAAGAAAAATAGCAATTCAATCAAAGATTTCACCAGTTCGTGGCCGTTTTCAATATCCAGACATTTCCTATCAGTTACCAAAATTATTACTGTTCACTCAAGAAACGAACTTTTGGTACTGTTTGGTACGGTCTCATTCTCTCTCCCTTCTCAAATCCTTGCAAGTTTCTAATCTTACACCGATACACACTTCACAAAACTCGCTTCaagatattcaaatcaacgaggcattatataaattatattcgaTGGTACCTATACTGTAAAGGAAAAACATCCTCGCACAACATCAATTACATTCAGATCGATCTTAAGGCTGATTTGGTATTTTCTTTCACTAATCAGAATCAACTTATATATTTACAAATccacattattattattttttacctTTTTCGTTTGTCCGTGAGCTGGTATTTTTCAACACTTTTCAACAAACGAATTACATTATCTACGTACGCTGCTGCAACCGTTAACGGCTGCGAAAATCTCATGGTCAACGAGGAATCATTAATTCACCTTTGACGATGATATACATTAAACACAAAAATGTTTTAAGACAGTTACAACGAATCGTACGCAACAATGTTGAAGTTTAAAATCATTTGGAAAAAATATCGAAGAGACTTctacaaatgaaattttcatgCAAAACAATCATTTTATTcccattaatattattttagttttgttaaatagaaattaatcaaatacAAAAATCACATTGAGGAATTCGAATCTTTTTCTAGACTCTgtcaaaaatatattcaaattaatGATCCTCTATTTACGTTTAGTAATTTATAAAAGTTAATGGTactacgataataataataattataataataataataattaagagCAGTTTTAATTTACGCGTAAGAGAAAtatgtgcgaattactttatgtAATATAAAGACGAAATCGTTCGACACTTATGAAAGCCCTGCCTCTCTTTtagcaaaaaagaagaaacaattttataagaaaaattaattaatacctTTTATCAATCAGTCACAACTTTCATTTACAACACAATAGCTTACATGATTACAAGGCGATTACACGTCAGAAGTTAGTCCGCAAAGATATTAGATACTGACAACAAACCATTCCTATTAATTAGATATTGATAAACTTATGACACAGTGATTGATGCCAACGTTAACttaaaaacaaaacaaaacaagaaataaaacaaaagaaaaatataaaaagaaaagatacaACAAATTACAAAAAACGAAACATACGTGGTAACATTGCGCCGTTCAATATGGTGTGCGATCGTAAAAAACGCTAGAAATGATTGCACACCCGTATCTGTGAGTCAGCATCAATCATTTGTCTTTATAAAATTGACTAAAAACGCAACGTTTGCATTAATTTAATATGGGCCTGTATTAAAATAGTAACTATGAACAACAGAGGGCATAGTAGCATTAAATGTGACACATGTGTAAAACTATATGACGAGAGGCATGTCTTTCTTGTTCGGCAAATTCACCTTTTTACCTTGCCAAAGGCTGTTGTGTATCGTAAAGGCATCTATGGTCACAGTCAGATGCTTTGTGTGTACTTGAGAAAAGCATTTTGCTCCTGaattgtatctaaaaacaaagaattatattataaatttattatatacattattGTACTCACAAGAGTTacatagtatatgtatatattcaaTCCACGTGATTATGCAAATGGTACATACGAGAAAAAggttttcacatttttcaatgTCCTTGCTTAATAACATGGTATTGCAATGTAGAATGAGATCAAGAAGTAGAATGAGATAGAAGTACATCTACaataaaaatctaaaaataaaaatctatgaTGACAAACTTACTTGAAAAATTTGTCGAACATTTTATCCATGACTTGTTTCGGTCCAGTACCATATAACTTTGAAACTTCTTCTCTATCTGGGCAGTATGAGTAGAGAGCCCGGAATTGGCAGCCAGCATCTCGAAATAAGATAAGAAAATGCTTGCTTTCTGATCTTGCAATTTCGTCCAAAACTCTTCTCTTAGCTTCCTTATTTACCGTTCCCGGAAACACACAATACTCCACAGCGTTTAGCATAATGCCACGATTTGACTTGGTGGTTGGTTGTTTATACAATCTCGGACCTATTGACAAAAAGAAACCAATCTCATAAAGTTTACGCAATATAAACTTCATCAGTGAATAATTGCTTGCTTAACAACttaatttaacaaaattttcCACGTGGAGAATTTAAGTGTATTCCACATCTCCTAAAAAAAGAACATTTCTTCATAAAGATGGCaacaaatttcaatttataaattatgaatTCTTACATTTGTACCTGAGtagtaaataaatgaaatttgtaaCTAACTTTCTTAAAATCCTTACCATTATAGTCCATCATCGAACTTGGTGTACTACTGATATCGCTGCTACCATCATCGAACACGCGTCTCTTGGTCATCAAACCGGGAGGTAAAGAACCAGGTCCTGATGGCGACGGAAGATGCCTCATGCTACCCATGCCCGGACTCGGTGCTCTCCTAGGAGGTGTAGCTCTGCCCAGTCCGCTGTCCGTATCTGTGTATCGACACATCATACCGTCTTGATCACTACTCGAACCTGCGAACGCAAGCTCGGTATATgaagatagaaataaaaaaaaaaagactcgaACGTATGTGTCCGTCCACGAGATAAAGGACAAGAGATACGGCCTTTCAACAGTCAGTCCAATGTATAATACGTTTATACCCATCCAAGCAAGAGGAATTTGAACGGaatcaattttattaattactaaaCAGTTAGTCCCTGATACGGATTGTGAGATATTAGTCACTTGTTAGACTTACGAAGGACCTTCAAGAGTATCCATCTTCATAGCTTGCGTCCAATATAAaaactttgaaaaatatatatcatacaaatattaaaaatttgttttctttttaattctatGTATCGTCTAAGTTGTTCAAACAGTAAAACTTTTCATGATTCTAAGATAATCTAAGCAACTATTTATTCGAGGAATTTCGAAAACCATAACGATTCCGACAATTTGACTCAGATACTATTTAATCTAACACTTTGTAAAACGCGACGAAAAAACAGTGGACAAATTCATTTGTGGTAAAACATATGATTGCTAGTAGTAATTTTGCGATTTTAGCGGACAAACGAAGCATAACAAATTCATCTATAGACAGTATAATCCGTTAAATGCAGTAGTAAATGTATTAACTCATGCAGCACTTATGAGCTCTATTGAGAAATATAATGCTCTTCGCTAAGATGAATTTACTATGCTATATTACCATAATACCTGGAAATAAAAATAGAGAGGAATGACAGAACAAATACATATTCAACATAAGTGATGGATAAGATGATACAGGACCTAAATGTGAGTCAGAGTGAAAGGTTATTATATGGAAACTGGAACCACCAACAATAATCTGAAAAACACTGAAAACATTGGTACCCATAACCAGTGCTGTACAACAATAAGCCCAACAAGCATCAACTTAAATTTATCTGCAGCAAATGAGTTATCCTGTGAATGAGAATCAAAATTTTATCTGCTCATAGAGGAACATTTTGAGAAGTAAAGAAGTAaagacaatttaaaaaaaaaaaggctgGGAAGCGCTTATGTATCATTTATCTCTCAAGCAATAGAATATAAACATAGCAGATAGAATTTCGAACACATCTAAACAATGTGCTGTTGGTGTATGCGTGTAAGTATATCACTGCCACCTGTGCTCCGATCTGCCACCATGCGACTACGTGTATGCTATGTAGCCTACAAAAAATTGGAACGGTGTACGGGACACGTAAAATATACTTTTGCACGATAGAAGGGGGATTAAACGTATTCCAAGTCACTGGTGCTTCTTACCACACAAATTCATCAAGGAATTAGACTTTCTCCCCTTAAAGTTTTGGTAACTCGGGTATTTAGGCCTGCCTCTAACCTGTTGCTGAGGCTCCTGCACATCTGCAATAATGCAATGTTTACCTTGTTACATTCCAAACGCTATGTACGATCAAAGATTAATAGTAGGGGATGCTTCAATCGTACGTCATTGCATCAGGGGCAGAGTCTAACTACGAGCCATGTCCACTAGGAACATCAAAAACTCAAGGTAGCCAGTGCAGGTTGGTGCAGAACAATGTTGCGTTCCAACTGAAAGATGTCTACTATAAGGCGCTACTTAAAAATAAAGTCATACCCTTAAGTAACCTTACTTAGGTAATTTGAAGAATAATCAAATGCTAATGAAATATTCAACATTGTAAGATTCATACGTAGCTGCCCATACCAGTGATACATCCTGCAACGAGTCTACTTTCATCAAGCCAAACGTTTAAAGGAACATGATTTAAGGCATTCTTTCTATAAACAATATTCAACCCACCTCTAGATGTTTTGTAGGAACCACGTCGACCAAGTTGATTCATACTTCGACAAGGGGAGGAACCTCTACCGTCGTCGGGTGAATCTACGGAAGATACTAAAATAGGGTACCTCTATTACAATCAGTTAGTTCCTCTCCAGGACGATACTAAATACTATATATGTTCTTAAGAATATGTTCTGCTACGACATTACATTAATAAacagatattttaaataaatttgaagcATGCAAAATTGTACGAAAAGAAAAGTgccataatatatatatatatatatcattcacacgttaaaaattaataattttgaaaaaaaaatattgaacaCAATATATCGTCAAGTATTTTCCATTCTTGCTTATATATATTTGATACAATAATATTGCATTTTTTTCTGTTATATATGAAGTGATTGTATATATGTTATAACTAATTAATTTGGGAATATTTCCATAAATTTTGCCGTCAAATATTAGAAGCAGCAAGTATAAACAAAACACTCCAATCAGCATGTTAATAATCATAGGATGACATTTAATATTCCAATAATTTGTTACTTGTTTAGCTCTTCTTATGCAAAgctaacaaatatatatatatgtgatgTTTTAGATATATACGCGAGTCAGAGAGTGTGTGTTGTGCATACCCCTGAGACTGCCGCCCCGATAAAGAGGGCCGGAACGTCGTTCATCGAAATGGGCAGCAGTGAGACTGTCCTGCGAGCCTCGGTAGTAATCTCGCCTCATCGTCGGAGAAGTCAGCGACGCTACAGTAAGTGTGTTAGTGCAAAACAATCAGCTCGAAATTTCTTTACTATTCTAGTTTATTCAAATGAGTATCTAGGTAATGTATGAGATCAGTTCGCTGTGCAATGTTTTCATCTGGAACGATCGACGGCTAAACTAGTATAGCCGAAAAAATTTAGAGCTTATGGAATTGTGACTGGGTGAGCTcccataaaacaaaagaaaacaaCAAGAAAATCAGTATGAAAAACACGACGttactaaaggaaaaaaaaattagATCTTTCGGACTTGAATTTTCGCCATGCAAAAAATAAATGCAATTACATTACAACACTAAGAAACTGTTACTATTAGATTATAATAAAGGAATATACTTGTTACGATAGCAGTGGTAACTGTTATCTTGGAGGTGACTTAATACATGTACAGTAATATATGTTAAAATATGTTGGtcattacattatataaataacaatCATTTTAACTATATGTATCCTATTTAATTTCCTCTCCAAGAAACACTGATCATTGCAGTGAATAATTGTTTCACTACCAAATGTTAGATTCGTTATTATACCTGTACTTAGATTAGAAGAAGAACCCTTCTTTCCACGGCTCGGCGTAAGAGCTCCAGAATCCAACTCCGTACCAGCATCCACATGAATCGTTTTGGGTCGAGGTCGAGTTGTTGCAGTCTTGTTACGCAATTTCGTTGGTTTTATTGTATTAAGAAGTTCTTTATCGATAACCTTGCCCTAAGTAATAGTAACAATTTCTAGCGATTAATTCAATTAAAACACTATTGATGACAGAAAACTTAGAAAAAGCATTCACTTCTCTTTCTGCCTCTTCTATTGCTTTCTTTACTTTATGTTGTTCTAAAATAGCTGCCCTTCGTTGCCTTTCCTCTTCCTTTTTACGAGCTCTTTCTTctgctttcaatttttcttgtTCTCGACGAGCTTGCGCTTCTacctcttttctctctttcatcTCTTCTTGTTGCTGTCTTCTTTGTAATGATAAGAGCATTATACGTTCCTTTTTCCGTTCCATTTCATCAAGAGAATTCTACAACAATATTCCAATAAAGTGTATGTaaggtaaaagaaaaaaaaaagattgtaCAGCGACAAAATTCATGCGAAGTTTATCGCATAACTTACTGGATCAGGATTTGCTAATTGATTTCCAATTATTAAACCAACTCCAGATTGTCGACTCTCTCCACTCATCTCATGTCGTTCTCTttgcttttctctttctccttctctttgTATTTCTCTATCTCTAATTTCTTGCCGTTGGAAGTCTCTCTCGTCTATCTGACGCTGCTTTTCTCGATCAGAATCTCGTTGAATTTCCAGCTGTTTCTGCCTATCCATAACAATCGCAGAAGGAGAGTCAGGACGCATCGTAAAATCTTCACTGTCAACATATGAAGACACGCCTCTTtcctaaagaaaaaaaaaaattacacatttattatatacataacaCGTCCTGTATACGGAttctaaaatttttaaattatcattaCATATTTACCTTTTTAGGGGATGTCCTTTTCACTCTAAGGGTTGGTTTTGGTTTTTTCGGCGCGTCATTATCAAAGCAGATATAAAATCCTTTTTCACCAGCATCCGTTGGATCTAAAGGCGTTACCTCTGGTGTACCTGATGGAGATGGTGTGGCTTCTCTTAATGATGGATGAGGTTGAAATGAATTACGTGATATTGAAGGTCTAGTTGGTGATGGAATTCTATATGTACGGCTGCCGGACGTGATGTTTAAACCTCTTATACCTTGTGTAAGCTCATCATCATTTCCTTTAAAACACATGAATGAGTGAACAAAAAGAGGATGAAAACAAAAACATAAACGTAATGAATTCTTTGAAGATATTACACATGATATGTTTTTAGGTGAATGGGGAAAAAAAAACACTTACCAATAAATGATATATTCTGAGGCTTCATGTCATCAACAGGTGGAGCTGGAACAGGTGCGTGCATTGCAGTAATTTGTCTTTTTTCAGTAGGGCTTTCACACTTAATCGGTATATGGTGTACAGTTGGCCTTTTTGGTTCAGGACTTTCACTCATTAACTGACTTATTCGATGAACCTACATATCAAAATTGAGGATAGAAAATTTGGTAGCGACgacattaatataatatataaactaTCAAACTGTCACAAATAAACGAACCTTATAATGATAACTATACGAATTAGTAAAACTGGATGAATGAAAAAACTGCATTTTTAGTtgtataaatcttttaaaaaGGCAGGTAATTTAAAAAAGGGAGAGGAGCGCTCGAACGTTGAAACTTCAATCCGAGGAGCGTCTGCTATACTAGGTGTGAAGAGAGTATCTATAAATGTGCATTACATCACTAACTGGTTCCATGACAGTTTCttacatatacacatacatgTATGAAGCAATTCATTTACAATCTAATTGACCAAAAAAAGTAGCGAATAATATACAATCTTAACAATAAAACAAAACTTCTCTGTTAGTTTAAATTAgtattatgaaaatatatataattatttatttttattttttacgtgcttaaaatataaattttattaaaaatacattaattAAAACGAAGTTTGATAAATTGGACTTCAAGAATttaagatatattttaatattgtttccataaataaaataaaattttaaataatacttagataaaaatagaaataaaaatttttccttgtgaattattaaagaaaaataaaaatcaaatagAATAACTAAAGATCATTATACTCACAGCATTGCGATGTTGTGGACTAGCAGAAGATGGTGGTGTTTGATTAAAGATAGATGTAGATGATGGATATGTAGGACCAGGATGACTCATTTGATTATTACAAAGACTATGATCTCCACCATTGAGGTACCTCGGTTCTTGAGGAGTATCGTGTAGAACAAATCCTTTCTGTTGAGGTGGATGCGTTCCCCAATTTCGTGTATCTTGATATAAGCGCATGTCTTGTTGATAAGCTACATAAAGTTTTGAAAGATTTAtgttaaaaattatgaaaacatCAATAGATTAAATCCTAGGCTGTTATAATGTACATACGTGTTGGTTGAGTACTATATCGTGGATCCATTGACTGCTGATAGCCCACAGCAGCCATTTCATTTGCTAAGCTTTGAGTTGGAGGTGGTTGACCCCACATTCGTCTTTGCAATTGGGGTTGATCATGTAGATAAAACTGAGATTGCTGAGTATCTTGTAATTTGGATGTTAATGGATTTATAGGCGCCATTCCAAAATTCTAAACAGGGaaggaaaaaagatataaatgttttagatgttattataaaataactaaattacgGAACTGGAAAATAGTACATACTTGCATATGTTGTTGACTAAGACTTTGCAATTGCTGAAACTGTTGCTGTATTTGCTGTTGATGCTGTGTCATTAAATGCTGCTGCTGTATTTGATTTTGCTGATTTGCTAAACGTTGTATATCAGCTTGTATTTCACTAAGACTGTTATTCATTCTGCGAAAAGGTGTACATATTCTTTTTCAACAGATTTGATAAAACGAAATCTTTgtatattataaaatgaaaatgtaTACTAACTGTGATATAGATTGATGATATTGCTCAAGATCCATGTTCTCAATATCTGGAGTGCGTCTTGTTTCAATAAATGGGGCGTTACCGTCATGCTCTAACCATTTATGTTCAACATCCCGAACATCCTCACTAATTTCCTATGATCATTGGTACAAATATTAAATGATTATTTGGAATATGTAAAGAATGTATTCTCtcataatattaatatactGCACACCTACAGGTACATTAgccattttgtattttatccaTTTCTCAATATCTAATAATTGATGACAATCTTGCAACataatatacgtatatcttTTGACATATgcacaaatatttcaattaaaaataaataatatacttgTAGATGTATAAGTAAACAGAAGTTTAATGTGTGTgaacaatataatattattgGTGATCATTTAAATTGAAGACCCGTAATATTGATGACCTAAAGCTTAGAGTCAGTTTATAAGTCATATTTTTCTATAGTAATTTTAAGAGCTGAAATTGCCTTTCAATGCGATTTTCCCTTGAAGTAGTAGATAAGATTACAATAAACACAGATCAATGTCTACAATTAACTACTGTAAAAATGTACACATATAACAATAGATCAGTCCAGTTCAAAGTATTCATACATACATCACATATGTATTCCAATGTAAGATTGGTTTTGTTAATGTTTTTGTGCTAAAGTATGTTTAGAACACAAGTGTAAAACCACCACCACAAACAATAATTTCAAATCAAATTTCAAACACGTCTCTATAGATTCTTATCCAGGGAGTGTTTAGTACTGTACCATGCGTTCCGAGAGCGATATTGTACAAAATTGCATTGAAACGTGGGAACAGAGTAGCAAACTTGATCAAAGACCACAGAATGCATTGAGACTGTTTCGTTTTCCTCTATGACTAAATGTAAGCAACGATAAGCAGAATAATCATacattgttaaaaaaaaagactcaaTTGAGATTATTTTCTGATTAAAAGAAATTATAGAAAGCACATTTTCTATCTTACTTGCAGCGTACTAaggcaattattattattattgctctTTACTTGTTTCTTATattaagaattaaaaataagaGATCAAAGTCCTTTTAATGATATCTTTAAAAGCAAAAGTACAAAAGAAGTTAACGAATGTCTAGAAGCCATACATAAGCCATGTATGTAAATTGCTAGACGAATCAGCAAATATTTCTCTTTCAAATGTTCATCTACAGGAACACTGTTGTATAATATCGTACCTTGAGCGAGAAGGGTCTCTGTGGTTTTTCTTGAGAGGGTTGTTGGGTTACAGGGGTCGTCTCGGAAACACTTGTCGGGGTCTCCCCCGAAGATCCGGAGGTTACAGGAGTGGGGGGACCAATTTCAGCCGGACTGTCCCCCCCAGACGTTGATGAAGAGGGAGATTTAACCTTACCCTGCAACCAGCCCAAGCACCGTGCCTTGTTAAGTACTTGGAGTCCGCATATGCTGAGTCCAATATGTCATCAACCACCACACCATGGTCGGACTTCTCCGCAGCCAAATATATACGTTACATTCAAGCACTAAACGCCAAAGCCAATTCAAAGACTTGCAAATACTTAATTACCAATAGCTTTCTTCGCTATTGCACAACTGAATAATTCTTTTTAAGTAAGTACGATAGAACTTCCATAGTGCACAATGTTCCCAACTAAAGTGAATGAGTAAATAGGTATCCGTTTATCTGATTACTTGAAGAACTTGAAAAGAAACATAGCGTTTTTACTGCCTTTATCTTCTACATTCTCAGATATAAATTATCTTTTACTAGGAATTACAATTCTTATAATTTGATTTCGTTTATATTTAGGATTTTTCAGTTTTTctaaatttaatatcaatagATGAGAAGTAAGTCAATTTGAATATAACTTTCTCGGTTAAAAGTTGCTAATTACTAATGTAAAACATGCATACCGTCACCAAATTAATTTAAACGGTTACTTGTTTATTACTCACATTACTTATTTAgagatatttttacataaacatGTATAAAGCGGAGGAACGAGAACGGCATCCAAGGAATTGATAatctattttattatacaaagtGTGTAGTCTACGTTCAATTTTATAATTCTGTAATAATAGAACTTTATCATATCAGCATGCACTTACCACCAAGTACAGCTGAAagataagaaagaaaaacgtATTACAATAGTTTAGCTGGCAATAAAGATTATCTGCATTAACCATGATAGGCGTCAAAATTATATCACATTTGCAACTACACACAAAGATTCATCGCTCCAGAAGCTAATGATATGACAGAAATATAGATGTTACGGAAAGAAATTAACAAGTATCGAAAAATATGCGGCATTTACCTGAAATAAAACATTATTATCGCAAGCTCACTTACAACGCTACTTCACAGTAATTGAATATAGTAATACAGCCAGTTATAAAATCAAATAAACGTTATAGAagcaaatatataataaatatcgaaTTGCTTGTGGATCTAAAGAAATTTCGttacagaagaaaaagaaactgttCGACGTTCGATACAATATAATTATGCATTGCTCTATACTAAACACCCGTGGCTAAATTTCAAATACCTCATGGCTGTATTCAATGCTCTGTTTCGTTTCGATTTATCTCCTTTCCCCTATTCTTGTACGAGAACAATCGAAGATTAATTCCTCCGGTATACTAAGTATAATTAAAAACGAGAAAACGAAGCACATATACGCTCTCTAAAAATACTTATTCTCATATC
This window encodes:
- the LOC126919322 gene encoding patronin isoform X2, which translates into the protein MWSAITRLFVKGKTEESAPRTKDRTCDGVPDTVVHVFDAMDRNAGDDRRKGPAGEQHHDGAESEHFSDAYDSRQAKQRASVKWLLSKAYNNRVPENLRDPYYIDNENQEHLKPQIVHALSNAELYCLALANIYSDPNYHNQNHCGILQALARKGVYLAEPNNTQLTETILIQNSPLKMSAHMAVIEGLMVLYAKEVVTGDRVVSAIRRFDPQAEVDVPADHEKGLLLWISHASNALIAKIQAEEGAGDKTRLPELPAAKDFQSLCDGVGLAAVVAFYCPGELNWMDIRVSKRPSVADALHNLSLVHAFCNRCLPYSIFHMLPEDVTYMRGCMKQNLVVFLADMYNVLEIHPAKCVRYPGEERAMQFLDACPRNSHGVAHKRSLPQSIAPIPDLRSNLSVSAPGFTVAKAPSSSSVKKSQSLQQTAENYSHDDRRAGSEESFVVHRGKGIPTLSSVADEKSITRVDAAGRPSNWEEQRRSSYAGRRSRRNSVSDDSQLTIENFGGSQDNLHNFGRNPDKEVGAHIGKRSTTEPTLPARSSVQDVYGSGVQHILSDNGYDKEEPPRLRRQTSNSSLDNVALKQILHSSENVNSDGDTSKLASFANLSRQSSEKGINLTYTEQERDDSKSNLSNKKLGQTNGNRNGEKKTTFATLPNTTTWQQQSNQQSQQMEQHSVADENGGNTIMASQLNNIRLKLEEKRRHIENEKRRMEVVMSKQRQKVGKAAFLQAVTKLYLVGKVKSPSSSTSGGDSPAEIGPPTPVTSGSSGETPTSVSETTPVTQQPSQEKPQRPFSLKEISEDVRDVEHKWLEHDGNAPFIETRRTPDIENMDLEQYHQSISQICTPFRRMNNSLSEIQADIQRLANQQNQIQQQHLMTQHQQQIQQQFQQLQSLSQQHMQNFGMAPINPLTSKLQDTQQSQFYLHDQPQLQRRMWGQPPPTQSLANEMAAVGYQQSMDPRYSTQPTPYQQDMRLYQDTRNWGTHPPQQKGFVLHDTPQEPRYLNGGDHSLCNNQMSHPGPTYPSSTSIFNQTPPSSASPQHRNAVHRISQLMSESPEPKRPTVHHIPIKCESPTEKRQITAMHAPVPAPPVDDMKPQNISFIGNDDELTQGIRGLNITSGSRTYRIPSPTRPSISRNSFQPHPSLREATPSPSGTPEVTPLDPTDAGEKGFYICFDNDAPKKPKPTLRVKRTSPKKERGVSSYVDSEDFTMRPDSPSAIVMDRQKQLEIQRDSDREKQRQIDERDFQRQEIRDREIQREGEREKQRERHEMSGESRQSGVGLIIGNQLANPDPNSLDEMERKKERIMLLSLQRRQQQEEMKERKEVEAQARREQEKLKAEERARKKEEERQRRAAILEQHKVKKAIEEAEREGKVIDKELLNTIKPTKLRNKTATTRPRPKTIHVDAGTELDSGALTPSRGKKGSSSNLSTASLTSPTMRRDYYRGSQDSLTAAHFDERRSGPLYRGGSLRVSSVDSPDDGRGSSPCRSMNQLGRRGSYKTSRDVQEPQQQVRGRPKYPSYQNFKGRKSNSLMNLCGSSSDQDGMMCRYTDTDSGLGRATPPRRAPSPGMGSMRHLPSPSGPGSLPPGLMTKRRVFDDGSSDISSTPSSMMDYNGPRLYKQPTTKSNRGIMLNAVEYCVFPGTVNKEAKRRVLDEIARSESKHFLILFRDAGCQFRALYSYCPDREEVSKLYGTGPKQVMDKMFDKFFKYNSGAKCFSQVHTKHLTVTIDAFTIHNSLWQGKKVNLPNKKDMPLVI